One genomic segment of Vulgatibacter sp. includes these proteins:
- a CDS encoding alginate export family protein, with amino-acid sequence MTPLLALLAATAPVETTPPPAPPPIEVHGEVRARGEGLSELDLDSGAVRTGARSWQDGERLLLRTRLGIDARPTENLSFYAQLQDARLFGQELTTTSSLNNIALRQGWVEIHDVEGVPVALRVGRMELAYGDQRLVGPLGWDNVGRAFDGVLAKANVGDFRFDAFYTRLHADPWNDFARTPGDDFAGLYGSWSATPLLTVDAYVFGLYDRGGRIDSDDDGALDADRFPGGEDLQIYTPGVRVDARPVQGLHLNGEFAWQTGNRGDLDVAAFALHAAADYTFAVATAPKLLVGYDMASGDSDAGDEKWGTFENLYPTNHDKYGLIDLASWKNLQDIYFGAGFSPVAPVAFQATVHLLGRTETEDTFYRASGLPLRDRAAAMESDASNVGTELDLTLNWNITKGFGALLGYSQLFAGDFLDDTAADGKSPDPAFAYLQLTGSF; translated from the coding sequence AGGTGCGCGCCCGCGGCGAGGGGCTCTCCGAGCTCGACCTCGATTCGGGCGCCGTGCGCACCGGTGCCAGGAGCTGGCAGGACGGGGAGCGCCTCCTGCTCCGCACCCGCCTCGGCATCGACGCCAGACCCACCGAGAACCTCTCCTTCTACGCCCAGCTCCAGGACGCCCGCCTCTTCGGCCAGGAGCTCACCACCACCTCCAGCCTGAACAACATCGCGCTGCGCCAGGGCTGGGTCGAGATCCACGACGTCGAGGGGGTTCCGGTCGCGCTGCGCGTCGGCAGGATGGAGCTCGCCTACGGCGACCAGCGCCTCGTCGGTCCCCTCGGCTGGGACAACGTGGGCCGCGCCTTCGACGGCGTGCTGGCGAAGGCGAACGTCGGCGACTTCCGCTTCGACGCCTTCTACACCCGCCTCCACGCCGATCCCTGGAACGACTTCGCCCGGACGCCCGGCGACGATTTCGCCGGCCTCTACGGCAGCTGGAGCGCCACCCCGCTCCTCACAGTCGACGCCTATGTCTTCGGCCTCTACGACCGCGGCGGCAGGATCGACAGCGACGACGACGGCGCCCTGGATGCCGACCGCTTCCCCGGCGGCGAGGACCTGCAGATCTACACCCCCGGCGTGCGCGTCGACGCGAGGCCCGTGCAGGGGCTCCACCTCAACGGCGAGTTCGCCTGGCAGACCGGCAACCGCGGCGACCTCGACGTCGCCGCCTTCGCCCTCCACGCAGCAGCCGACTACACCTTCGCGGTGGCCACCGCACCGAAGCTCCTCGTCGGCTACGACATGGCCTCGGGCGACAGCGACGCTGGCGACGAGAAGTGGGGGACCTTCGAGAACCTCTACCCCACCAACCACGACAAATACGGCCTGATCGACCTGGCCTCGTGGAAGAACCTGCAGGACATCTACTTCGGCGCGGGCTTCAGCCCGGTGGCGCCGGTGGCCTTCCAGGCCACCGTCCACCTCCTCGGCCGCACCGAGACGGAGGACACCTTCTACCGGGCCAGCGGTCTGCCCCTGCGTGACCGCGCGGCGGCGATGGAGAGCGACGCGAGCAACGTCGGCACCGAGCTCGACCTCACTCTCAACTGGAACATCACGAAGGGCTTCGGCGCGCTGCTCGGCTACTCGCAGCTCTTCGCCGGCGACTTCCTCGACGACACCGCAGCGGACGGCAAGTCGCCGGATCCCGCCTTCGCCTACCTGCAGCTCACCGGCTCCTTCTGA
- the ligD gene encoding non-homologous end-joining DNA ligase, whose amino-acid sequence MASRIPDDADDVELEVGGKQVELTNLRKPFWPDLGITKGDLLRYYEEMAPVLLPHLKDRAMVMKRYPHGWQGNFFFMKRTPSHAPAWIETCRIHHRSGNVIDFPMVQDLASLLWVINLGCIDLNPWYSRCDDVDRPDYLHFDLDPVKGATFATVREAALRVRELLEALGMEVFAKTTGSKGMHLYVPIERGPTQKQVWTFAKAFALEVEKRWPGIATAVYEVAARPRGRVLVDYNQNRWGSTLASVYSVRPKPYATVSTPVTWAEVEDGVEIEDFTLANVPARVRDRGELWAPPTGGSRFDLAPLLGAAARTAARS is encoded by the coding sequence ATGGCTTCGCGCATTCCGGACGACGCCGACGACGTGGAGCTCGAGGTCGGCGGCAAGCAGGTGGAGCTCACCAACCTGCGCAAACCCTTCTGGCCCGACCTCGGGATCACCAAGGGCGATCTCCTCCGCTACTACGAGGAGATGGCGCCGGTGCTCCTGCCCCACCTGAAGGATCGCGCGATGGTGATGAAGCGCTATCCCCATGGCTGGCAGGGGAATTTCTTCTTCATGAAGCGAACCCCGTCCCACGCCCCCGCCTGGATCGAGACCTGCCGGATCCACCACCGCTCCGGCAACGTGATCGACTTCCCGATGGTGCAGGACCTCGCCTCGCTCCTCTGGGTGATCAACCTCGGCTGCATCGACTTGAACCCGTGGTACAGCCGCTGCGACGACGTCGACCGGCCCGACTACCTCCACTTCGACCTCGACCCGGTGAAGGGGGCCACCTTCGCCACGGTGCGGGAGGCGGCGCTCCGGGTGCGGGAGCTCCTCGAGGCGCTGGGGATGGAGGTCTTCGCGAAGACCACCGGCTCGAAGGGGATGCACCTCTACGTGCCGATCGAGCGGGGCCCCACCCAGAAGCAGGTCTGGACCTTCGCCAAGGCCTTCGCGCTCGAGGTGGAGAAGCGCTGGCCCGGGATCGCCACCGCGGTCTACGAGGTGGCGGCGCGGCCCAGGGGCCGGGTGCTGGTGGACTACAACCAGAACCGGTGGGGGAGCACGCTCGCCTCGGTCTACTCGGTGCGGCCGAAGCCGTACGCCACGGTCTCCACGCCGGTGACCTGGGCGGAGGTGGAGGACGGCGTGGAGATCGAGGATTTCACCCTCGCCAACGTGCCGGCGAGGGTGCGGGATCGGGGCGAGCTCTGGGCGCCACCCACCGGGGGCAGCCGCTTCGACCTCGCCCCGCTCCTCGGCGCCGCGGCGCGAACCGCGGCGCGGAGCTGA
- a CDS encoding secondary thiamine-phosphate synthase enzyme YjbQ, whose amino-acid sequence MWEWLQKLAPAGPAYRHHRTGEDNGDAHLKSMLVGHGVIVPITKGKLDLGPWQRIFYAEFDGQRRKRLIVKVLGA is encoded by the coding sequence ATTTGGGAGTGGCTGCAGAAGCTCGCTCCCGCAGGCCCCGCCTACCGGCACCACCGCACCGGCGAGGACAACGGCGACGCCCACCTGAAGTCGATGCTGGTCGGTCACGGGGTGATCGTGCCGATCACGAAGGGCAAGCTCGACCTCGGTCCCTGGCAGCGGATCTTCTACGCCGAGTTCGACGGGCAGCGCCGCAAGCGGCTCATCGTCAAGGTGCTCGGCGCCTGA
- the ligD gene encoding DNA ligase D, whose product MARRTSGSRRAARPASSARSAKLPAYEANRDFSVTPEPAPGAAMEPAERPSFVVHKHDATRLHYDLRLEIAGALASWSVPKGPSYDPSTRRLAVQTEDHPLEYGTFEGRIPDGEYGAGDSLLWDRGSWETVPAGEAEKQRAKGHLHIRLDGEKLKGDWHLVRSRREEGGKQQWLLFKAKDETADPAWDVLAERPESVISGRAVTRGPERKAALSQRRPPPEKLLEGVFPPMLAQLAGAPPTPDRDWLYELKYDGFRALCALANGRVAIWSRNGLDLARRFPHLAEALAKIVVGEAILDGEIAVLDPRGAPRFELLQKGHDDRAIFFGFDLLRLDGEDLRKKPLEHRRDLLVSLLSNVPDTLRVSEILDEKGLSALQEAGERGFEGIIAKRRGSHYEGRRSPCWKKVKVLASQEVAVVGFTRTTTGADAIGALLVAVREGDGYAFAGKVGTGFTSKQRAQLFVALAPLAAKKPTASGAPRTKGYTWVEPRLVAQVRFTEWTADGKLRHPSFQGIRDDKRPEECTREESPAAAAQERVLVATGSAAEVKLTNPGRVLWPRDRISKSDLADYLARVAAPMLRALADRPLALEHWPKGIDEPSWYQQNVGDDAEAWMTLVETPTRTSQRIVRHLVADRPEALRWLAQFAVITTHMWSSRSVHLTQPDWVVFDLDPADGKGFAQVIEAAHALHTLLDALSLPSVPKTSGKRGLHVLVPLLPGHTHDDAVAFALRVGAAVAEVLPSVTLERSKAQRQGRLYLDCLQNGYGKTIVAPYTPRAVDGAPVAAPLRWSEVDHGLDPRDFSMRTMPERLAKEGDLFRPALEQGVRLPHLR is encoded by the coding sequence ATGGCAAGGCGCACGAGCGGCAGCCGCAGGGCAGCACGCCCGGCCTCGTCGGCACGGTCGGCGAAGCTCCCGGCGTACGAGGCGAATCGCGATTTCTCGGTCACACCCGAGCCCGCGCCGGGCGCGGCGATGGAGCCTGCCGAGCGCCCGAGCTTCGTGGTCCACAAACACGACGCCACCCGGCTCCACTACGACCTCCGCCTCGAGATCGCCGGGGCGCTGGCCTCCTGGTCGGTGCCCAAGGGGCCGAGCTACGACCCGTCGACCAGGCGACTCGCCGTGCAGACGGAGGATCATCCCCTCGAATACGGCACCTTCGAGGGACGCATCCCCGACGGCGAGTACGGCGCCGGCGACTCGCTCCTCTGGGATCGCGGCAGCTGGGAGACCGTCCCCGCCGGCGAAGCGGAGAAGCAGCGGGCCAAGGGCCACCTGCACATCCGCCTCGACGGCGAGAAGCTCAAAGGCGATTGGCACCTCGTGCGCAGCCGCAGGGAGGAGGGTGGCAAGCAGCAATGGCTGCTCTTCAAGGCGAAGGACGAGACCGCCGATCCCGCCTGGGACGTCCTCGCCGAGCGGCCGGAGTCGGTGATCTCCGGCCGCGCCGTCACCCGCGGCCCCGAGCGCAAGGCCGCGCTATCGCAGCGCAGGCCGCCGCCGGAGAAGCTCCTCGAGGGCGTCTTCCCGCCGATGCTCGCGCAGCTCGCCGGCGCGCCGCCGACGCCGGATCGCGACTGGCTCTACGAACTCAAATACGACGGCTTCCGCGCGCTCTGCGCCCTGGCCAACGGCCGCGTCGCCATCTGGAGCCGCAATGGCCTCGACCTTGCCCGCCGCTTCCCCCACCTGGCGGAAGCGCTCGCGAAGATCGTCGTCGGCGAGGCGATCCTCGACGGGGAGATCGCCGTGCTCGATCCCCGGGGCGCGCCGCGCTTCGAGCTGCTGCAGAAGGGGCACGACGATCGCGCGATCTTCTTCGGCTTCGACCTGCTCCGCCTCGACGGCGAGGACCTGCGAAAGAAACCCCTCGAGCACCGCCGCGATCTGCTGGTGAGCCTGCTCTCCAACGTGCCCGACACCTTGCGCGTGTCGGAGATCCTCGACGAGAAGGGGCTCTCGGCGCTGCAGGAGGCGGGGGAGCGCGGCTTCGAGGGGATCATCGCCAAGCGCCGCGGATCCCATTACGAGGGGCGCCGCTCCCCCTGCTGGAAGAAGGTGAAGGTCCTCGCCAGCCAGGAGGTGGCGGTGGTCGGCTTCACCCGCACCACCACCGGCGCCGACGCCATCGGCGCGCTCCTCGTCGCGGTGCGGGAGGGCGACGGCTACGCCTTCGCCGGCAAGGTCGGCACCGGCTTCACCTCGAAGCAGCGGGCGCAGCTCTTCGTGGCGTTGGCGCCGCTCGCTGCAAAGAAGCCCACCGCCAGCGGCGCCCCGCGCACGAAGGGCTACACCTGGGTCGAGCCCCGCCTCGTGGCGCAGGTGCGCTTCACCGAGTGGACCGCCGACGGCAAGCTCCGCCACCCCTCGTTCCAGGGGATCCGCGACGACAAGCGGCCGGAGGAATGCACCCGCGAGGAATCACCCGCTGCAGCGGCGCAGGAGCGGGTGCTCGTCGCCACAGGCTCGGCGGCGGAGGTGAAGCTCACCAACCCCGGCCGCGTCCTCTGGCCCCGGGACCGGATCAGCAAGAGCGACCTCGCCGACTATCTCGCCCGGGTGGCGGCGCCGATGCTCCGCGCCCTCGCCGATCGGCCCCTCGCCCTGGAGCATTGGCCGAAGGGGATCGACGAGCCGAGCTGGTACCAGCAGAACGTCGGCGACGACGCGGAGGCCTGGATGACGCTGGTGGAGACGCCGACCCGCACCAGCCAGCGCATCGTCCGCCACCTCGTGGCCGATCGCCCCGAGGCGCTGCGCTGGCTCGCGCAATTCGCGGTGATCACCACGCACATGTGGTCCTCCCGCTCGGTGCACCTCACCCAGCCGGACTGGGTGGTCTTCGATCTCGATCCGGCGGACGGGAAGGGCTTCGCCCAGGTGATCGAAGCGGCCCACGCGCTCCACACCCTCCTCGACGCGCTCTCCCTGCCGAGCGTGCCCAAGACCTCGGGCAAGCGCGGCCTCCACGTCCTCGTGCCGCTCCTGCCCGGCCACACCCACGACGACGCGGTGGCCTTCGCCTTGCGGGTAGGCGCCGCCGTCGCCGAGGTGCTCCCCTCGGTGACGCTGGAGCGGAGCAAGGCCCAGCGGCAGGGGCGCCTCTACCTCGACTGCCTCCAGAACGGCTATGGCAAGACGATCGTCGCCCCCTACACCCCGCGGGCGGTGGACGGCGCGCCGGTCGCGGCGCCGCTGCGCTGGAGCGAGGTGGACCACGGCCTCGATCCCCGCGACTTCAGCATGCGCACCATGCCGGAGCGGCTGGCGAAGGAGGGCGATCTCTTCCGCCCGGCGCTGGAGCAGGGCGTCCGGCTACCGCACTTGCGCTGA
- the hemF gene encoding oxygen-dependent coproporphyrinogen oxidase produces the protein MTDMRERAAAYVRELQDRICKALEDLDGGARFREDRWEREGGGGGISRVLEKGSLFEKAGVNTSVVYGEVPETLSGQLKGSGGEFYATGVSLVLHPRNPHVPTVHANFRFMTRGEGAWFGGGADLTPYFPHKSDVRHFHGTLKAACDAHDPAFYPRFKKWCDDYFYLPHREEMRGVGGIFFDELPADEAHFDFLRSAGDAFLPAYLPIAERRMGTPWNDRERAWQLIRRGRYVEFNLVYDRGTIFGLRSQGRTESILMSLPPQASWAYDHHPLPGSPEEQALAFYQPGNAWA, from the coding sequence ATGACCGACATGCGCGAACGGGCAGCGGCGTACGTCCGCGAGCTCCAGGACCGGATCTGCAAGGCACTCGAGGACCTCGACGGCGGCGCCCGCTTCCGGGAGGACCGCTGGGAACGGGAGGGCGGCGGCGGCGGGATCAGCCGCGTCCTCGAGAAGGGCTCGCTCTTCGAGAAGGCCGGCGTCAACACCAGCGTCGTCTACGGCGAGGTGCCGGAGACGCTCTCGGGCCAGCTCAAGGGGAGCGGCGGCGAGTTCTACGCCACCGGCGTCTCCCTCGTGCTCCACCCGCGCAACCCGCACGTGCCCACCGTCCACGCCAACTTCCGCTTCATGACCCGGGGCGAGGGCGCCTGGTTCGGCGGCGGCGCGGATCTCACCCCCTACTTCCCGCACAAATCGGACGTGCGCCACTTCCACGGAACCCTCAAGGCCGCCTGCGACGCGCACGATCCGGCCTTCTACCCGCGCTTCAAGAAGTGGTGCGACGACTACTTCTACCTGCCCCACCGCGAGGAGATGCGCGGCGTCGGCGGCATCTTCTTCGACGAGCTCCCTGCGGACGAGGCCCACTTCGACTTCCTCCGGAGCGCCGGCGACGCCTTCCTCCCGGCCTACCTGCCCATCGCCGAGCGGCGGATGGGCACGCCGTGGAACGACCGGGAGCGGGCCTGGCAGCTGATCCGGCGGGGACGCTACGTCGAGTTCAACCTCGTCTACGACCGCGGCACGATCTTCGGCCTCCGCTCGCAGGGGCGCACCGAATCGATCCTGATGTCGCTGCCGCCGCAGGCGAGCTGGGCCTACGACCACCACCCGCTCCCCGGCTCGCCGGAGGAGCAGGCGCTGGCCTTCTACCAGCCGGGCAACGCCTGGGCCTGA
- a CDS encoding twin-arginine translocase TatA/TatE family subunit, producing the protein MFGMRGSELLIIFAVILLLFGATRLPALGKALGEGLKNFKKGINTAGEDEVSETDAKPKV; encoded by the coding sequence ATGTTCGGCATGCGTGGCAGTGAGCTCCTGATCATCTTCGCCGTGATCCTCCTTCTCTTCGGCGCCACCCGGCTGCCTGCCCTCGGCAAGGCGCTCGGCGAGGGCCTGAAGAACTTCAAGAAGGGGATCAACACCGCTGGTGAGGACGAGGTCTCCGAGACCGACGCCAAGCCCAAGGTCTGA